Genomic segment of Umezawaea sp. Da 62-37:
CCACCCCGGAGGAGGGCATCACCAGCCTGCCCGCCCAGGACCGGCCGTTCCTCGAGCGGTGGGGCGACGGGCCGGTGACCCTGCTCGGCGACGCGGCCCACCCGATGCTGACCAGCCTCGGCCAGGGCGCCGCCATCGCCATCGAGGACGGCGCGGTGCTCGCGCACTGCCTCAAGACCATCGACGACCCGCAGACCGCGTTGCGCGCCTACGAGGACCGGCGGCGCGAGCGCGCGCGGGGCATGGTCCTGGCGTCGCGCGGCCTGAGCCGCACCGAGCAGCTGCAGAACCCGTTCCAGACCCTCACCCGCGGCCTGTACTTCCGGTTCGTCCCCGAGCGGACGCTCGACCGGCAGAACGAGCAGGCCCTGATCTTCCCCGGAGTCGAGTGATGGCCACGCCGATCCGCCCGCTGTCCCCGGTGGAGCGCTGGTACTGGCTGTGCGACCAGCTCTCCACGCTCAACGTCGTCTCCCGCACCAGGGTGCGCGGCGAGCTGTCGGCCGAAGCGCTGCGCCGCGGGCTGGACGCGTTGCAGGCCAGGCACCCGCTGCTGCGGCTCGCGATCGAGGACGACGACGGGCTCGACCCGCGGTGGGTCCCCACCGACCGCCCGATCCCGCTGCGGCACGTCCGGCGCGAGCACGACGACCAGTGGATCCGCGAGGTCGACGAGCGCGAGCTGCTCGACCGCGTCGACCCGGCCGTCGGTCCGCTCGCCCGCGCCGTGGTGATCGGCGACGGCGACGTGCACGACCTGCTGGTCGTCGTGCCGCACATCATCGCCGACGGCACGACGGTGCTCGCGTTGGCGCGGCAGTGGTTGGAACTGGCCGCGGGCGACGAGCCGGTGGAGTCGTCGCGCGAACTGCCGCCGCCCGACGCGCTGCGACCCGCCCGGCACACCGGCGAGGAGGGGGCGGCACGGCTGGCCGAGCAGACCGCCCGTGACGAGGAGCTGATGGCGCGCACGCGGCCGGGCCGGGTCGAGCCGACCACCCGCGTCCCGTTGGGGGAACGCCGATCCCGCCTGCTGCACCGCGAGCTGACCGGGGAGCAACTGGACGCCCTGGCCCGCGCGGCACGCGAGCACGGCACCACCGTGCACGGCGCGATCACCGCCGCGCTGGTCCGGGCCGCGGCCGCGGACGCGGGCGGCGAGCACGACCACTTCGCGGTCGGTTCCCCCATCGACTTCCGGGGCGAGCTGGAACCACCCGTGCGCCCCGACGAGGTCGGCACCTACGTGGCCACCGTGCCGTCCGTGGTCGATCCGGAGCTGCCGTTCTGGGACCTCGCCCGCGCGATCACCGACGACCTCGTCGAGCGCAAGCTCAAGGGCGACCACTTCAACCTCGTCACGATGGTGGTCGGGGCGTGCCCGCCTTCGGTGGAGCAGGCGCGGCCGTTCATGGAGTTCATGGAGGCCGAGGGCCCGATCAACCTGTGCTCGTCCAACATCGGCCGGTACGCCTTCCCCGACCGGATCGGGCCCTGGCTGGTGTCCGACGCCCAGTTCCTCACCGGCATCTCGGTCAACGGCTACTTCGTGG
This window contains:
- a CDS encoding phthiocerol/phthiodiolone dimycocerosyl transferase family protein gives rise to the protein MATPIRPLSPVERWYWLCDQLSTLNVVSRTRVRGELSAEALRRGLDALQARHPLLRLAIEDDDGLDPRWVPTDRPIPLRHVRREHDDQWIREVDERELLDRVDPAVGPLARAVVIGDGDVHDLLVVVPHIIADGTTVLALARQWLELAAGDEPVESSRELPPPDALRPARHTGEEGAARLAEQTARDEELMARTRPGRVEPTTRVPLGERRSRLLHRELTGEQLDALARAAREHGTTVHGAITAALVRAAAADAGGEHDHFAVGSPIDFRGELEPPVRPDEVGTYVATVPSVVDPELPFWDLARAITDDLVERKLKGDHFNLVTMVVGACPPSVEQARPFMEFMEAEGPINLCSSNIGRYAFPDRIGPWLVSDAQFLTGISVNGYFVATVNSSHGKLFWNFTYIADAVPDDRARRMADDSLDTLLSEITQSSPAGA